The following coding sequences are from one Lolium rigidum isolate FL_2022 chromosome 6, APGP_CSIRO_Lrig_0.1, whole genome shotgun sequence window:
- the LOC124660497 gene encoding uncharacterized protein LOC124660497 isoform X3, with the protein MAGGGGGSPAREGVGGRAEWLRIYDRMVAILRKNHRHVEALLADRARLEALVKVQHEFWVARDGLLRARLSETRRTEACVRKGHEARLELLLGDKERAVRRYQIYAKHQDDDLEDFKTCAVALAEENAKLKLKLEEAENSGELSEKTTEHEHSVRNWRSEIRELKTAYKNLSSEKDKEVSALLAEKDFVWNQYKTMEKDYDSLLKKKKIEAAQATEAAQKLQQKVEELQVMAQKKDDDISRLQAEANGANKMILLLENKLQKLHSLHSQEDDETPKVKGGHLQASQKRKQDISGTRRKSRSEVVSLRGKSKNNPQRQMVEDQPETSQKRQCASSLSNIWTNNN; encoded by the exons atggccggcggcggcggcggctcgccggcgCGGGAGGGCGTAGGCGGCCGGGCCGAGTGGCTGCGAATCTACGACCGGATGGTGGCCATCCTCCGCAAGAACCACCGGCACGTGGAGGCGCTGCTCGCCGACCGCGCGCGCCTCGAGGCGCTCGTCAAGGTCCAGCACGAGTTCTGGGTCGCCCGCGACGGCCTCCTCCGGGCCCGCCTCAGCGAG ACGCGGAGGACGGAGGCGTGCGTGCGGAAGGGCCACGAGGCCAGGCTGGAGCTGCTCCTCGGGGACAAGGAGCGGGCGGTCCGGCGCTACCAGATCTACGCCA AACACCAAGATGATGACCTGGAAGATTTCAAAACTTGTGCAGTAGCTTTGGCTGAAGAAAACGCTAAACTGAAG TTGAAACTGGAGGAAGCTGAAAATTCTGGCGAGCTTAGCGAGAAAACTACGGAACATGAGCACAGTGTAAGAAATTGGAGATCTGAGATAAGGGAGTTAAAGACAGCCTATAAGAACCTGAGCTCAGAGAAGGATAAGGAAGTTTCTGCATTACTCGCAGAAAAGGATTTTGTGTGGAACCAGTACAAGACAATGGAAAAAGACTACGATTCGCTCCTtaagaagaagaaaatagaggcagCACAGGCTACTGAAGCAGCACAAAAGCTGCAGCAGAAGGTGGAGGAGCTGCAAGTGATGGCCCAAAAGAAGGATGATGATATTAGCAGATTACAAGCAGAGGCTAATGGTGCCAACAAGATGATACTACTTCTTGAGAATAAGCTACAAAAACTGCACTCCCTGCATAGTCAGGAAGACGACGAAACCCCAAAAGTCAAGGGTGGGCACCTGCAGGCTAGTCAAAAGCGAAAGCAGGATATCAGTGGGACACGTAGAAAATCTAGGTCTGAAGTTGTGTCTCTACGTGGGAAATCCAAAAATAATCCTCAGAGGCAAATGGTAGAAGATCAACCTGAGACCAGTCAGAAGCGTCAGTGTGCCTCTTCCTTATCAAAT ATATGGACAAATAATAACTGA
- the LOC124660497 gene encoding uncharacterized protein LOC124660497 isoform X1, giving the protein MAGGGGGSPAREGVGGRAEWLRIYDRMVAILRKNHRHVEALLADRARLEALVKVQHEFWVARDGLLRARLSETRRTEACVRKGHEARLELLLGDKERAVRRYQIYAKHQDDDLEDFKTCAVALAEENAKLKLKLEEAENSGELSEKTTEHEHSVRNWRSEIRELKTAYKNLSSEKDKEVSALLAEKDFVWNQYKTMEKDYDSLLKKKKIEAAQATEAAQKLQQKVEELQVMAQKKDDDISRLQAEANGANKMILLLENKLQKLHSLHSQEDDETPKVKGGHLQASQKRKQDISGTRRKSRSEVVSLRGKSKNNPQRQMVEDQPETSQKRQCASSLSNGVGLRRCSSRMNLKPASSPAPQQVLFHSSFKVPKLKTPAPVSRFQS; this is encoded by the exons atggccggcggcggcggcggctcgccggcgCGGGAGGGCGTAGGCGGCCGGGCCGAGTGGCTGCGAATCTACGACCGGATGGTGGCCATCCTCCGCAAGAACCACCGGCACGTGGAGGCGCTGCTCGCCGACCGCGCGCGCCTCGAGGCGCTCGTCAAGGTCCAGCACGAGTTCTGGGTCGCCCGCGACGGCCTCCTCCGGGCCCGCCTCAGCGAG ACGCGGAGGACGGAGGCGTGCGTGCGGAAGGGCCACGAGGCCAGGCTGGAGCTGCTCCTCGGGGACAAGGAGCGGGCGGTCCGGCGCTACCAGATCTACGCCA AACACCAAGATGATGACCTGGAAGATTTCAAAACTTGTGCAGTAGCTTTGGCTGAAGAAAACGCTAAACTGAAG TTGAAACTGGAGGAAGCTGAAAATTCTGGCGAGCTTAGCGAGAAAACTACGGAACATGAGCACAGTGTAAGAAATTGGAGATCTGAGATAAGGGAGTTAAAGACAGCCTATAAGAACCTGAGCTCAGAGAAGGATAAGGAAGTTTCTGCATTACTCGCAGAAAAGGATTTTGTGTGGAACCAGTACAAGACAATGGAAAAAGACTACGATTCGCTCCTtaagaagaagaaaatagaggcagCACAGGCTACTGAAGCAGCACAAAAGCTGCAGCAGAAGGTGGAGGAGCTGCAAGTGATGGCCCAAAAGAAGGATGATGATATTAGCAGATTACAAGCAGAGGCTAATGGTGCCAACAAGATGATACTACTTCTTGAGAATAAGCTACAAAAACTGCACTCCCTGCATAGTCAGGAAGACGACGAAACCCCAAAAGTCAAGGGTGGGCACCTGCAGGCTAGTCAAAAGCGAAAGCAGGATATCAGTGGGACACGTAGAAAATCTAGGTCTGAAGTTGTGTCTCTACGTGGGAAATCCAAAAATAATCCTCAGAGGCAAATGGTAGAAGATCAACCTGAGACCAGTCAGAAGCGTCAGTGTGCCTCTTCCTTATCAAAT GGTGTGGGTCTTCGACGTTGCTCCTCGAGGATGAACCTGAAACCTGCGTCGTCACCTGCACCTCAGCAGGTACTCTTCCACTCCAGTTTCAAGGTTCCAAAGCTGAAGACCCCAGCTCCAGTTTCAAGGTTCCAAAGCTGA
- the LOC124660497 gene encoding uncharacterized protein LOC124660497 isoform X2 — protein MAGGGGGSPAREGVGGRAEWLRIYDRMVAILRKNHRHVEALLADRARLEALVKVQHEFWVARDGLLRARLSETRRTEACVRKGHEARLELLLGDKERAVRRYQIYAKHQDDDLEDFKTCAVALAEENAKLKLKLEEAENSGELSEKTTEHEHSVRNWRSEIRELKTAYKNLSSEKDKEVSALLAEKDFVWNQYKTMEKDYDSLLKKKKIEAAQATEAAQKLQQKVEELQVMAQKKDDDISRLQAEANGANKMILLLENKLQKLHSLHSQEDDETPKVKGGHLQASQKRKQDISGTRRKSRSEVVSLRGKSKNNPQRQMVEDQPETSQKRQCASSLSNGVGLRRCSSRMNLKPASSPAPQQVLFHSSFKVPKLKTPAPPPPL, from the exons atggccggcggcggcggcggctcgccggcgCGGGAGGGCGTAGGCGGCCGGGCCGAGTGGCTGCGAATCTACGACCGGATGGTGGCCATCCTCCGCAAGAACCACCGGCACGTGGAGGCGCTGCTCGCCGACCGCGCGCGCCTCGAGGCGCTCGTCAAGGTCCAGCACGAGTTCTGGGTCGCCCGCGACGGCCTCCTCCGGGCCCGCCTCAGCGAG ACGCGGAGGACGGAGGCGTGCGTGCGGAAGGGCCACGAGGCCAGGCTGGAGCTGCTCCTCGGGGACAAGGAGCGGGCGGTCCGGCGCTACCAGATCTACGCCA AACACCAAGATGATGACCTGGAAGATTTCAAAACTTGTGCAGTAGCTTTGGCTGAAGAAAACGCTAAACTGAAG TTGAAACTGGAGGAAGCTGAAAATTCTGGCGAGCTTAGCGAGAAAACTACGGAACATGAGCACAGTGTAAGAAATTGGAGATCTGAGATAAGGGAGTTAAAGACAGCCTATAAGAACCTGAGCTCAGAGAAGGATAAGGAAGTTTCTGCATTACTCGCAGAAAAGGATTTTGTGTGGAACCAGTACAAGACAATGGAAAAAGACTACGATTCGCTCCTtaagaagaagaaaatagaggcagCACAGGCTACTGAAGCAGCACAAAAGCTGCAGCAGAAGGTGGAGGAGCTGCAAGTGATGGCCCAAAAGAAGGATGATGATATTAGCAGATTACAAGCAGAGGCTAATGGTGCCAACAAGATGATACTACTTCTTGAGAATAAGCTACAAAAACTGCACTCCCTGCATAGTCAGGAAGACGACGAAACCCCAAAAGTCAAGGGTGGGCACCTGCAGGCTAGTCAAAAGCGAAAGCAGGATATCAGTGGGACACGTAGAAAATCTAGGTCTGAAGTTGTGTCTCTACGTGGGAAATCCAAAAATAATCCTCAGAGGCAAATGGTAGAAGATCAACCTGAGACCAGTCAGAAGCGTCAGTGTGCCTCTTCCTTATCAAAT GGTGTGGGTCTTCGACGTTGCTCCTCGAGGATGAACCTGAAACCTGCGTCGTCACCTGCACCTCAGCAGGTACTCTTCCACTCCAGTTTCAAG GTTCCAAAGCTGAAGACCCCAGCTCCTCCCCCGCCCCTGTAG